The Bombus pascuorum chromosome 11, iyBomPasc1.1, whole genome shotgun sequence genome has a window encoding:
- the LOC132912241 gene encoding AN1-type zinc finger protein 1-like gives MEFPNVGERCSIKDCKQLNFLPFECNHCHDLFCKEHFHIGSHKCLGLKDKITYTKIRAPNYTCSDESCKETSPIEMQCIKCKKHFCLQHRYHGCLEYTNEEKTTKLKKWQIPKKQFAEAKAIVDQEISNTLKKSKNTTMANKVRLMRVKGSAVGSKNVPLNERCYFLVYPPTTISNKHIGPSKGIYVNMNWTIGKAIDSIADILKVSNNNNVAGASKLQLFHHITGALICNEMDTPLIKLLENSELIDGQSVILEYSDSMFVDTTLYK, from the exons ATGGAGTTTCCAAATGTTGGGGAGAGATGTTCAATCAAAGATTgcaaacaattaaattttttaccatTTGAATGCAATCATTGCCACGACTTATTTTGCAAGGAGCATTTTCATATAGGTTCTCATAAGTGTTTAGGTTTGAAAGATAAGATCACATATACCAAAATAAGGGCACCAAATTATACATGTTCAGATGAATCGTGCAAAGAAACTTCACCCATTGAAATGCAATGCATCAAATGTAAGAAACACTTTTGTCTACAACATAGATATCATGGCTGCCTGGAATATACTAATGAAGAAAAAACAACAAAGTTGAAAAAATGGCAAATTCCAAAAAAACAATTTGCTGAAGCAAAAGCTATAGTAGAtcaagaaatttcaaatactttgaagaaatctaaaaatacTACAATGGCCAATAAA gtAAGACTTATGCGTGTAAAGGGTTCTGCTGTTGGTTCAAAAAATGTACCATTAAATGAAAGATGTTATTTTCTTGTATATCCCCCAACTACAATATCTAACAAACATATAGGACCATCTAAAGGTATTTATGTGAACATGAACTGGACAATTGGGAAAGCTATAGATTCAATAGctgatatattaaaagtatccAACAATAATAATGTAGCAGGAGCATCTAAACTGCAATTATTTCATCATATAACTGGTgcactaatatgtaatgaaatGGATACAccattaataaaattgcttGAAAATTCGGAACTTATAGATGGACAAAGtgttattttagaatattcagATAGTATGTTTGTAGATactactttatataaataa
- the LOC132912244 gene encoding uncharacterized protein LOC132912244 isoform X1, which produces MFSGSDAISRLGISIQLITGASNGSLILIKNTREPFVWRNKRSGEAADIKRDHRFVRSNVNKCLPTADCIQDSSQRAKITMMTPIFVISVFLFALTCPCNAQADRSDDIRCQSNTECQPGHCCTIGPMRYSIPQCKAMQKEGEVCRPGNVSTLNVTLGYPDGSQLTLKDVHYIFCPCADGLSCDMKEGVCNKLSEKRDPNRLSDENKKQDG; this is translated from the exons ATGTTTTCAGGATCTGATGCGATCTCGCGTCTTGGAATTTCCATTCAattgattac AGGTGCGTCAAACGGAAGTCTTATTTTGATCAAAAATACGCGCGAACCGTTTGTTTGGAGGAATAAAAGAAGCGGAGAAGCTGCTGATATAAAGAGAGACCATCGATTTGTGCGATCAAATGTGAACAAGTGTTTGCCGACTGCAGACTGTATACAAGATTC GAGTCAGCGAGCAAAAATAACAATGATGACGCCAATTTTTGTGatttctgtttttttattCGCATTGACATGTCCCTGCAACGCGCAAGCTGATAGATCGGATGATATACGTTGTCAGAGCAACACAGAATGTCAACCAGGCCATTGTTGTACCATAG GGCCAATGAGGTATAGTATACCACAATGTAAAGCTATGCAAAAAGAGGGAGAAGTTTGTAGACCAGGTAACGTTTCAACACTTAACGTGACCCTTGGATATCCAGATGGTTCTCAATTGACATTAAAGGATGTCCATTACATCTTTTGTCCTTGCGCCGACGGACTATCATGCGATATGAAAGAAGGTGTTTGCAACAAATTAAGCGAAAAACGTGATCCAAATCGATTATCcgatgaaaataagaaacaagaTGGCTAA
- the LOC132912244 gene encoding uncharacterized protein LOC132912244 isoform X2 has protein sequence MRSDAISRLGISIQLITGASNGSLILIKNTREPFVWRNKRSGEAADIKRDHRFVRSNVNKCLPTADCIQDSSQRAKITMMTPIFVISVFLFALTCPCNAQADRSDDIRCQSNTECQPGHCCTIGPMRYSIPQCKAMQKEGEVCRPGNVSTLNVTLGYPDGSQLTLKDVHYIFCPCADGLSCDMKEGVCNKLSEKRDPNRLSDENKKQDG, from the exons ATGA GATCTGATGCGATCTCGCGTCTTGGAATTTCCATTCAattgattac AGGTGCGTCAAACGGAAGTCTTATTTTGATCAAAAATACGCGCGAACCGTTTGTTTGGAGGAATAAAAGAAGCGGAGAAGCTGCTGATATAAAGAGAGACCATCGATTTGTGCGATCAAATGTGAACAAGTGTTTGCCGACTGCAGACTGTATACAAGATTC GAGTCAGCGAGCAAAAATAACAATGATGACGCCAATTTTTGTGatttctgtttttttattCGCATTGACATGTCCCTGCAACGCGCAAGCTGATAGATCGGATGATATACGTTGTCAGAGCAACACAGAATGTCAACCAGGCCATTGTTGTACCATAG GGCCAATGAGGTATAGTATACCACAATGTAAAGCTATGCAAAAAGAGGGAGAAGTTTGTAGACCAGGTAACGTTTCAACACTTAACGTGACCCTTGGATATCCAGATGGTTCTCAATTGACATTAAAGGATGTCCATTACATCTTTTGTCCTTGCGCCGACGGACTATCATGCGATATGAAAGAAGGTGTTTGCAACAAATTAAGCGAAAAACGTGATCCAAATCGATTATCcgatgaaaataagaaacaagaTGGCTAA